The genome window GTGGCGCTCTCGCCGGTTGTTGAAGCTGCTGGTTTTAATGGGGCCGGCGGGCTTTATCGCCATGCTCTCAGGTTGGATAGTGACTGAGATGGGGCGGCAGCCGTGGACCGTTTACGGTCTGGTGCGCACCGCAGACAGCGTTTCACCCATCTCATCGCATCTGGCGATCGCCTCCGGCTGCGCTATTTTGTTGGTCTACGGTCTGGTATTCACTATCGGCCTGCGCTATTTGCTGCGTTACGCCCGTAAGGCGCCGCAGACGGATGAGCCAGGCCCGGCGCAGGAGATGCGCCCTGACCACGGAGGAGAGCGATGATCCCGCTGACGCTGGATGATATTTCCGCCGCCACGCTCGCAGTTTCCCTGTTGATGTATTTGCTGCTGGACGGCACCGACCTCGGCGTGGGAATGCTGTTGCTTTTCTTTCGCGACGACGAATCGCGCCGCAAGCTGTCGATGAGCATCCTGCCCATCTGGGACGCCAACGAAACCTGGCTGGTGCTGCTGGCGGGCGGCATGCTGGCGCTGTTTCCGCTGCTTTACAGCACGCTTTTCAGTGCCATTTATCTGCCGCTATTTATTATGCTACTGGCGCTGGTTGGGCGGGCGGTGGCGCTGGAGTATCGCGGCCACGTTAATCGCCGCTGGCACCGCTATCTTGATATTGCCCATATAATCAGCTCGCTGATCGCCAGTTTTATTCAGGGCACGCTGGCAGGCGTAGTGATTGCCGGGCAGACCCAGGCAGGGCCGTTCAGCTGGCTGACGTTATATCCCGTTCTGTGCGGTCTCGGTCTGATTGCCGCTTATCTGCTCTGCGGCTGCTGCTGGATACATTGGCGCATCGCCGGTGCAGAGCCGGAGCTGGCCCACCAGCTGGCCTGGCTGTTTTTAGTCCTCAGCCTGGCGCTGATGGTCGCGATTAATCTGCTGGAGAGCAGCGCGCTGTTACAGGCGTGGCAACGGTTGCCGGGTAAAATTATCTTGCTGCTGATGGCGCTGACGTTGGTTGCGCTGCTGCTGGCACTCTACCGGGAACGGCCAGTGATATCGCTGGCGCTGGTATTGACGTTAATTACGCTGTGCTGGGCGTTACTGATTGTCGGCCTCTGGCCGTGGCTGCTGCCCGGTAAGCTCACCATCCAGCAGGCCGCCGCCGCTCCCGCTACGCAACTCTTCTTATTAAGCGGCTATGGGATCGTCCTGCCGCTAACGCTGGCCTATAACAGCTGGGCATTCTGGGTGTTTCGCGCCAGGGTGCGTTAGTCTGGCACTGCGGTGCGCAAAGCAGAAGCAATAAGGGCTGCCACACGGCAGCCCTTATTATTACATGGCGTAGGAAAGCAGAACTTGCGTTTTGGTATCGGTATGATCCGGCGCAGACTCTGGCGGGTTGTTATTCCAGGTCACGTTATAGGTCAGCTTCAATGCAAAGTGCGCGTTAATTGCCACCTGCAGGCCGGTCTCAGAGTTAACCGTGGTGTTGTCATTAAAGCTGCTCAACACCGAGGCACCCTGAATAAATTTGGTGGTATCGGTCATCTGCCACTGATAGCTCATCGCACCGTAGCCCAGTCCCTGCGTTTCATATCCGCCATCATGGAAATCGTCATAGCGTACGCCCGGACCAAATTCCACACGCAGCGAATGCACCGGGCCGTTCAGGATTTGACGACCGTAACCGGCAGCCAGCACATCACGCGAATCATAGCCGTTAAAACGATCGCTAAGCCAGCTGGCCTGACCGAACAGATAGTCATGGTCGGTCATGTTATAACGTGTACGTCCACCTACCTGATAGGTTTCGGAAGAACGCTCATCGTTAGAAGACGTGTTGGCTGCGTTGCCCCACAGGCTGTACGCGGTATTCGGCTGATACCACGTCATATTGGTCTGGGCGGTTAATGAAGAACTTTTGGTGTTTCCGGTCTGTGCTAAATACCCCGCCGCCGCATTGCCTTCAAAGGTTTTTTTAGCGGTAGAGGGATCGTCCATAACGGTAAATACGGTGTTATCAGCCATGGCCTGATGACACAAAGCGCCCGCAGAAAGTAATAGCGCGGCAGAAAACTTATTAAGCAAATTCATTTATTGTGATCCGTACGACAGTTTAAAAAAGGGAGAGTCTGAAGAGTTTTACGCTGCAATCAACGTCATTTACCGTAAATTTTGTAAACAGGCGTTAAATAGCGCGAATACCTAAGCATCCAAAGGAAAAGATGTCATGAATTGGATTTTTCTTATTAACGGCGCGCATTATAAAGGGTAATCAGGCGAAACGCAGCACGGTGGAAAAAATATTTTTTCCCTTTATAAATCAAAGAAAAGCACGCCGGCAGCGTGCTTAAAACCGCAGTTACTTTTGTGGAGCTGCCGAGCCTAATACGCCCTGGCCTTCCGGGATGGTAGTAAAACGCGTGACGATTTCATGCCAGCTGTTAGCAGGATCAAGCTGATCGAACGACCGGGGATAAATAAATTTCGCCAGATATTCAATACCCACAATATTCCATGGGTGATTATAGAAATTATGATAAACCCCATAAAAATGCCCTTCTTTCACTGGCTGTAACTGTGCAAAGCCCGGGCGCTGTTTCATTCTATTAAATGCCGCATCAACCTGCTGCTGCGTTACGCCATAGCCAAACGGCACGGCCGCATTATTTTTGCTTGCCCACTGTGAACCCGACACGATATAGGCGTCCGGCTTTATGGCGATCACCTTCTCAAGTGATACCTCGCCGGTTGCACCCGGCAGCAGCTCAGAGCCGATATTGGTCGCGCCGACCGCTTCCACCATAGAACCCCAGCCAACATGGCCGTGGGTATAACAGCAGGATTCCAGCCCGGCCAGCCCGGCTTTGGCTTCAATAAAGACGCGCGGTTTCGGGGAAACCGTCCGCACCTTATCCTGAATTGCCTGGTAGTGCTGCTGATAAAAATCGGTGTACTGCTGCGCTTCCTGCTCACGATTAAGCGCCTCACCCAACAGCGTTACGCTGGCTGGCGCATCCTTTACCGGGTCTTTAAAAGTATCAATAAACAGCACGGGAATATTCAACTGCTTAAGCTTTGCCAGCACGCCGGTCTGGGTTAACGACGGTTTTGAGCGCAGCTGTGCAATCATTAAATCTGGCCGCTTGGCGATAACGCTTTCAAGATTTACCTCGCCCTTATCGCTGAAGCCCATATCGGTAATCTGCTCCGCCTGCGGCCATTTGCCCAGCATCAGTTGCCAGGTTTGCCCGTCGCTTTTCTTTAACAGGTTATTCCAGGCCACGACACGCTGAAAAGGATCCGCGCGATCCAGCAGCGCCAGCGCCAGAATATCGCGTCCGTCCTGAACCACGATTCGCTGCGGCTCCTTAGCCAGGGTGATTTTCTGCCCATCGAAATCGGTCAGGGTAATGGGATAAGTGGTTGCTACGGCAGATGCGGAAGCCGCCAGCATAACAACCGAGGCAGAAAATTTTATTGCGCGATGCACATCGTTCTCCTTGTCACAGACGGTGCCTGTTCAACTATTATTCAAAAGGTTAGTGCCATAATAATAATGATAATTAATCGCATTATCAAACCTGTTTTGTTACTGGTTCGCCGCTTTGGCTGTGATGGTCTAAGCTGAAAATTCTTTCGGGAACAACGAGGTGAATATGAGCCCATCAAGTGTGACCCGTTATGTTGTTACCTTTCGTTACCAGGACAAGGGGCTGACTGCCGGTCTTGAACTCAACAGCGCGATGACTAACAGCGGTTTTAGCGCTACCCTGCAGGATGATGAGGGCCATACGCACGAGCTGGGTACCAACAGTTACGGCATCGTCAGCGCTAAAAGCGCCGATGAGATCCGTCAGCAGGCCATCAGCATTGGCGAAATCGCTCTGGAGAGTGAGCCGGAGGTGGAGGTACAAACCTTTGTGGATTATATCCAGCAGAACCGCCCTTGACGCCTGAAGAGCGATCTGCGCGTTGGCGCCGATTTTTATGCTCTTTCATGACACAGCGAAAATGAGGATAGCCCCATGTGGTCAGCCATAAGTCGTCTGTTGAGTGAACAATTAGGACACGCGGAAATTACCCAGCGCACGGAGCTGCCTGCCGGTGAAGTTCATGCTGCCTGGCAAATTCGCTATGGCGAACATCAACTCTTTATGAAGTGCAATACGCAGGAGATGCTGAGCGCCTTTACTGCCGAAGCGGATCAGCTGGCGCTGCTGGCACGCAGCCAGACGGTACGCGTGCCGAAAGTGTATGGCATCGGCAGCGATCGCGATTACAGTTTTCTGCTTCTGGAATATATTCAGCCGCGTCCGCTGGATGAAGCCAGCGCCTTTCAGCTGGGGCAGCAGCTTGCCCGCCTGCATCAGTGGAGCGAACAGCCACATTTCGGTCTTGATTTCGACAATAATATTACCACTACGCCTCAGCCCAATGTCTGGGTGCGTCGCTGGTCACGCTTCTTTTCCGAGCAGCGGATCGGCTGGCAGCTTCAGCTGGCAGCGGAAAAAGGCATTTTGTACGGTAATACCGAGTTGATTATCGATTGCGTTCAGCGCGCGCTGGCGACTCATCATCCTCAGCCCTCGCTGTTGCATGGCGATTTATGGCCCACTAACTGCGCGGGCAGCGAAAGCGGAGCGTGGATCTATGATCCCGCCTGCTACTGGGGCGATCGTGAATGCGATCTGGCGATGCTTTCCCACTATCCCGTTTTTCCGGAAAAAATTCTGGCAGGTTATCAGTCGGAATGGCCGCTGCCGGAGGATTATCTGCTGCGTCAGCCGGTTTATCAGCTTTATTACTTGCTCAACCGCGCCAATGTGTTTGGCGGTGCCTGGCTGAACGAGGCGC of Pantoea alhagi contains these proteins:
- a CDS encoding ABC transporter substrate-binding protein; the encoded protein is MLAASASAVATTYPITLTDFDGQKITLAKEPQRIVVQDGRDILALALLDRADPFQRVVAWNNLLKKSDGQTWQLMLGKWPQAEQITDMGFSDKGEVNLESVIAKRPDLMIAQLRSKPSLTQTGVLAKLKQLNIPVLFIDTFKDPVKDAPASVTLLGEALNREQEAQQYTDFYQQHYQAIQDKVRTVSPKPRVFIEAKAGLAGLESCCYTHGHVGWGSMVEAVGATNIGSELLPGATGEVSLEKVIAIKPDAYIVSGSQWASKNNAAVPFGYGVTQQQVDAAFNRMKQRPGFAQLQPVKEGHFYGVYHNFYNHPWNIVGIEYLAKFIYPRSFDQLDPANSWHEIVTRFTTIPEGQGVLGSAAPQK
- a CDS encoding DUF481 domain-containing protein produces the protein MNLLNKFSAALLLSAGALCHQAMADNTVFTVMDDPSTAKKTFEGNAAAGYLAQTGNTKSSSLTAQTNMTWYQPNTAYSLWGNAANTSSNDERSSETYQVGGRTRYNMTDHDYLFGQASWLSDRFNGYDSRDVLAAGYGRQILNGPVHSLRVEFGPGVRYDDFHDGGYETQGLGYGAMSYQWQMTDTTKFIQGASVLSSFNDNTTVNSETGLQVAINAHFALKLTYNVTWNNNPPESAPDHTDTKTQVLLSYAM
- a CDS encoding cytochrome d ubiquinol oxidase subunit II codes for the protein MIPLTLDDISAATLAVSLLMYLLLDGTDLGVGMLLLFFRDDESRRKLSMSILPIWDANETWLVLLAGGMLALFPLLYSTLFSAIYLPLFIMLLALVGRAVALEYRGHVNRRWHRYLDIAHIISSLIASFIQGTLAGVVIAGQTQAGPFSWLTLYPVLCGLGLIAAYLLCGCCWIHWRIAGAEPELAHQLAWLFLVLSLALMVAINLLESSALLQAWQRLPGKIILLLMALTLVALLLALYRERPVISLALVLTLITLCWALLIVGLWPWLLPGKLTIQQAAAAPATQLFLLSGYGIVLPLTLAYNSWAFWVFRARVR
- the ghoS gene encoding type V toxin-antitoxin system endoribonuclease antitoxin GhoS, encoding MSPSSVTRYVVTFRYQDKGLTAGLELNSAMTNSGFSATLQDDEGHTHELGTNSYGIVSAKSADEIRQQAISIGEIALESEPEVEVQTFVDYIQQNRP
- a CDS encoding fructosamine kinase family protein; protein product: MWSAISRLLSEQLGHAEITQRTELPAGEVHAAWQIRYGEHQLFMKCNTQEMLSAFTAEADQLALLARSQTVRVPKVYGIGSDRDYSFLLLEYIQPRPLDEASAFQLGQQLARLHQWSEQPHFGLDFDNNITTTPQPNVWVRRWSRFFSEQRIGWQLQLAAEKGILYGNTELIIDCVQRALATHHPQPSLLHGDLWPTNCAGSESGAWIYDPACYWGDRECDLAMLSHYPVFPEKILAGYQSEWPLPEDYLLRQPVYQLYYLLNRANVFGGAWLNEAQRAVGLLLERDEQQKNRA